A genomic stretch from Arthrobacter sp. KBS0702 includes:
- a CDS encoding ROK family glucokinase yields the protein MHTPTPGPEPRSQPGPQPRTAAWRRGTPGRPGSGRASRLREHLRLGRKGLAIGVDIGGTKVAAGVVDAEGRILREARRSTPGNDPRAVEQVIVELVEELGRGHRIWSVGIGAAGWMDLDGATVLFSPHLAWRNEPLRDNLQRLLRRPVLLTNDADAAGWAEWRFGAGRGESRLVCITLGTGIGGAMVMDGRLERGRFGVAGEFGHQIIMPGGHRCECGNRGCWEQYASGNALGREARELASANSPVAQELLKAVDGRADLITGVIVTELAKAGNATARELLEDVGEWLGLGLANLAAALDPGTFVIGGGLCDAGELLVAPARKAFARNLTGRGFRPAAGIELAALGPNAGLIGAADLSRVSSRMHS from the coding sequence ATGCATACTCCAACACCCGGTCCGGAGCCCCGCTCGCAGCCCGGTCCGCAGCCCAGGACGGCCGCCTGGCGCCGCGGCACACCGGGCCGTCCCGGTTCCGGCCGGGCCAGCCGCCTGCGCGAACACCTGCGCCTTGGCCGCAAGGGGCTGGCGATTGGCGTGGACATCGGCGGCACCAAAGTCGCGGCCGGAGTGGTCGACGCCGAAGGGCGCATCCTTCGCGAGGCCAGGCGGTCGACGCCGGGCAACGACCCGCGAGCCGTCGAACAGGTGATCGTCGAACTCGTCGAGGAGCTGGGCCGCGGGCACCGCATCTGGTCTGTCGGCATCGGGGCGGCCGGCTGGATGGACCTCGACGGCGCCACGGTGCTGTTCAGCCCCCATCTTGCCTGGCGCAATGAGCCACTCCGGGACAACCTGCAGCGGCTGCTGCGCCGGCCTGTGCTGCTGACCAACGACGCCGACGCCGCCGGCTGGGCGGAGTGGCGCTTCGGTGCGGGGCGCGGCGAGAGCCGGCTGGTCTGCATCACCCTGGGCACCGGGATCGGCGGCGCTATGGTGATGGACGGACGGCTGGAACGGGGCCGCTTCGGCGTTGCCGGCGAATTCGGCCACCAGATCATCATGCCAGGTGGCCACCGCTGTGAGTGCGGCAACCGCGGCTGCTGGGAACAGTATGCCTCCGGCAACGCGCTCGGACGCGAGGCCAGGGAACTTGCCAGTGCCAACTCACCGGTGGCCCAGGAACTTCTGAAGGCAGTCGACGGGCGTGCCGACCTGATCACCGGCGTGATCGTCACCGAACTCGCCAAGGCCGGCAACGCCACCGCCAGGGAACTCCTGGAGGACGTAGGGGAGTGGCTTGGCCTGGGACTGGCGAACCTGGCCGCGGCCCTGGACCCGGGTACCTTCGTCATCGGCGGCGGCCTGTGCGATGCCGGTGAACTGCTTGTGGCCCCGGCGCGGAAGGCCTTCGCCCGCAACCTGACCGGCCGCGGCTTCCGTCCGGCGGCCGGGATTGAGCTGGCCGCTCTCGGCCCCAATGCCGGCCTGATCGGCGCCGCGGACCTCTCCCGGGTCAGCAGCCGCATGCACAGCTAG
- a CDS encoding carboxylesterase, with amino-acid sequence MSTAPDHSPFSSPFTGSGPRTGVVVSHGFTGSPHGVRAWAESLAAAGYAVRMPLLPGHGTSWQELARTRWQDWHAGLDAAYLELAAECDHVVVAGLSMGGALALRLAATRPVAGAVLVNPGLVIDDPRAPLAGILRFVLKSTPAIANDILKAGVDEGAYPRTPVAAAHELNKMFKDTLRLLPRITAPVRVYRSTVDHVVSDTSLAALRRGLTNAPLEVIRLENSYHVATMDNDAPRIFSGTAEFIRSVVEGHTPGAAGASQKETADD; translated from the coding sequence ATGAGCACAGCCCCCGACCACTCACCGTTCAGCAGCCCGTTCACCGGATCGGGTCCGCGGACCGGCGTTGTTGTCTCCCATGGTTTCACCGGCAGTCCGCACGGCGTGCGGGCGTGGGCCGAGTCCCTGGCCGCGGCCGGCTACGCCGTGCGGATGCCGCTGCTGCCGGGCCACGGCACCAGCTGGCAGGAACTGGCCCGGACACGCTGGCAGGACTGGCATGCGGGCCTCGACGCCGCCTACCTGGAGCTGGCAGCCGAATGCGACCACGTCGTGGTGGCGGGCCTGTCCATGGGCGGCGCACTGGCCCTTCGGCTTGCGGCCACCCGCCCGGTGGCGGGTGCGGTGCTGGTGAACCCGGGCCTGGTCATCGACGATCCGCGGGCCCCGCTGGCGGGCATCCTGAGGTTCGTACTCAAGAGCACCCCGGCGATCGCCAACGATATCCTCAAGGCCGGGGTGGATGAAGGCGCCTACCCGCGGACCCCGGTTGCGGCGGCCCATGAGCTGAACAAGATGTTCAAAGACACCCTGCGGCTGCTGCCGAGGATCACCGCCCCGGTCCGGGTTTACCGCTCCACCGTGGACCACGTCGTCTCCGACACCAGTCTGGCGGCCCTGCGCCGCGGCCTGACCAACGCCCCGCTGGAGGTCATCCGGCTGGAAAACAGCTACCACGTGGCTACCATGGACAACGACGCGCCCCGGATCTTCAGCGGCACGGCCGAATTCATCCGGTCGGTTGTGGAAGGGCACACCCCGGGCGCAGCCGGCGCCAGCCAGAAAGAAACGGCAGATGACTAA
- a CDS encoding carboxylesterase, with translation MSESSTPMAPAAFSYPGHGANAGIGVAICHGFTGSPLSVLPWAEHLAALGHAVSVPLLPGHGTDWRDLARHRWQDWYSAFDAAYLDLAARTDACFVAGLSMGGTIALRTAARHPVAGAAVVNPGFSFYDRRVRYIGVLKHLQRTTVPVQETESTAAPTQDGDYALTPLKAVHQLRKLFTATLRELPAVGAPVLVFKSDTDAVVPPTSLALLRERLGSRELAVVPLPGSGHVATLDVDAPLIFDQSARFFASHAAPHTVHSTVPAGPELSRNPEQSRNTEPA, from the coding sequence ATGAGCGAAAGCAGCACTCCGATGGCGCCTGCCGCTTTCAGCTACCCGGGCCACGGCGCCAACGCGGGCATCGGCGTGGCCATCTGCCACGGCTTCACGGGAAGCCCCCTGAGCGTCCTGCCCTGGGCCGAACATCTGGCGGCCCTGGGCCACGCCGTATCCGTCCCGCTGCTCCCCGGACACGGCACCGACTGGCGGGACCTGGCCCGGCACCGCTGGCAGGACTGGTACAGCGCCTTCGACGCCGCGTACCTCGACCTCGCGGCCCGAACGGACGCCTGCTTCGTCGCCGGCCTGTCCATGGGCGGGACTATCGCGCTGCGGACCGCGGCGCGGCACCCCGTGGCCGGCGCCGCGGTCGTCAATCCCGGATTCAGCTTCTACGACCGCCGGGTGCGCTACATCGGGGTCCTCAAGCACCTGCAGCGCACCACCGTCCCGGTTCAGGAGACGGAGTCCACGGCGGCGCCCACCCAGGACGGGGATTACGCCCTGACCCCGCTGAAGGCCGTCCATCAGCTGCGCAAACTGTTTACCGCCACCTTGCGGGAGCTGCCCGCCGTCGGCGCTCCCGTCCTGGTCTTCAAATCCGACACCGACGCGGTGGTCCCGCCGACGTCGCTGGCGCTGCTCCGCGAACGGCTCGGATCGCGGGAGCTGGCCGTGGTGCCGCTCCCGGGCAGCGGCCACGTTGCCACGCTCGACGTCGACGCGCCGCTGATCTTTGACCAGTCCGCCCGCTTCTTTGCCAGCCACGCGGCGCCGCACACCGTCCACTCCACCGTCCCCGCCGGCCCAGAGCTGTCAAGAAACCCAGAGCAGTCAAGAAACACGGAGCCCGCATGA
- a CDS encoding 1-acyl-sn-glycerol-3-phosphate acyltransferase codes for MFYWFMKTFVLGPVLKTLFRPWVKGMDNVPAEGAAILASNHLSFSDSIFMPLMVPRPVVFLAKSEYFTGKGIKGKLTAAFFRLTNQLPMDRSGGAASARSLDAGMDVLKNGSLLGIYPEGTRSPDARLYRGKVGVARLALQARVPVIPVAMIGTDKVQPIGKRMPNIRRIGMIFGEPLDFSRYYGMEDDRLIQRSVTDEIMYELMRLSGQEYVDEYAAVVKLRLAGKATEVPEAGAGQGPETPGTV; via the coding sequence GTGTTTTATTGGTTCATGAAGACCTTCGTCCTTGGGCCGGTCCTGAAAACGCTGTTCCGGCCGTGGGTCAAGGGTATGGACAATGTTCCGGCCGAGGGCGCGGCGATCCTGGCTTCCAACCATCTCTCCTTCTCCGACTCGATTTTTATGCCGCTCATGGTGCCCCGGCCGGTGGTGTTCCTGGCTAAATCGGAGTACTTCACGGGCAAGGGAATCAAAGGCAAACTCACCGCGGCCTTCTTCCGCCTGACCAACCAGTTGCCGATGGACCGGTCCGGCGGGGCTGCGTCCGCCCGCTCGCTTGACGCCGGAATGGACGTGCTGAAGAACGGCTCGCTCCTGGGCATTTACCCCGAGGGCACCCGCAGCCCTGACGCCCGCCTGTACCGCGGCAAGGTCGGCGTGGCGCGGCTCGCCCTGCAGGCCAGGGTCCCGGTGATCCCGGTCGCGATGATCGGCACGGACAAAGTCCAGCCGATCGGCAAGCGGATGCCCAACATCCGGCGCATCGGGATGATCTTCGGCGAACCGCTGGACTTCAGCCGCTACTACGGCATGGAGGATGACCGGCTGATCCAGCGCTCCGTGACCGACGAGATCATGTACGAGCTGATGCGGCTCTCCGGCCAGGAGTACGTCGACGAGTACGCCGCCGTGGTCAAGCTGCGGCTCGCCGGAAAGGCCACCGAGGTGCCGGAGGCCGGCGCCGGCCAGGGTCCGGAGACTCCCGGAACTGTGTGA
- a CDS encoding class II 3-deoxy-7-phosphoheptulonate synthase produces the protein MTELSAPSTSPKNSSLNNPSLAGTALASTAQSGAANYPGLDHWRELPASQQPSWSDPAVFEASVKELSVLPPLVFAGEVDILRERLAAAAQGKAFLLQGGDCAETFEAATADKISARVKTILQMAVVLTYGAAMPVIKMGRMAGQFAKPRSSNDETRDGVTLPAYRGDIVNGYDFTPESRAHDASRMLKAYHTSASTLNLIRAFTQGGFADLRLVHQWNKGFTENPAHARYESLARDIDRAIKFMASCGADFEALKRVEFYASHEALLLDYERALTRIDSRTGLPYDTSAHFLWIGERTRELDHAHVDFLSRVRNPIGVKLGPSTSGDDALRLIDKLDPNREPGRLTFITRMGAGNIREKLPSIVERVTGSGAQVLWVTDPMHGNTVTSPNGYKTRNFDDVIDEVRGFFEVHHGLGTVPGGLHVEMTGDDVAECLGGADPIDQDAFLDRYESVCDPRLNHMQSLEMAFLVAGALSKR, from the coding sequence GTGACTGAGCTATCTGCGCCTTCGACGTCCCCCAAAAATTCCTCGCTGAACAATCCCTCGCTGGCGGGCACCGCCCTCGCCAGCACGGCCCAGAGCGGTGCCGCCAACTATCCCGGTCTCGACCACTGGCGGGAACTCCCCGCCTCGCAGCAGCCCAGCTGGTCCGATCCGGCGGTCTTTGAGGCCTCGGTGAAGGAACTCTCGGTGCTGCCGCCGCTGGTTTTCGCCGGCGAAGTGGACATCCTGCGCGAGCGGCTCGCCGCGGCGGCGCAGGGCAAGGCGTTCCTGCTCCAGGGCGGGGACTGCGCGGAGACCTTCGAAGCCGCCACGGCGGACAAGATCAGCGCCCGGGTCAAGACCATCCTGCAGATGGCCGTTGTGCTCACCTACGGCGCGGCCATGCCCGTGATCAAGATGGGACGCATGGCGGGCCAGTTCGCCAAGCCGCGTTCCTCCAACGATGAAACGCGCGACGGCGTGACGCTGCCGGCCTACCGCGGCGACATCGTCAACGGCTACGACTTCACCCCGGAGTCGCGCGCCCACGACGCCAGCCGGATGCTCAAGGCGTACCACACCTCGGCGTCGACCCTGAACCTGATCCGCGCGTTCACGCAGGGCGGCTTCGCGGACCTGCGGCTGGTGCACCAGTGGAACAAGGGCTTTACGGAGAACCCGGCGCACGCGCGTTACGAGTCGCTGGCACGGGACATCGACCGGGCCATCAAGTTCATGGCCTCCTGCGGAGCGGACTTCGAGGCGCTCAAGCGGGTGGAGTTCTATGCCAGCCACGAGGCCCTGCTGCTGGACTACGAGCGCGCCCTGACCCGCATCGACTCGCGCACCGGCCTGCCGTACGACACCTCCGCGCACTTCCTCTGGATCGGGGAGCGCACCCGCGAGCTGGACCACGCGCACGTCGACTTCCTCTCCCGCGTCCGGAACCCGATCGGCGTGAAGCTTGGCCCGTCCACCAGCGGCGACGACGCGCTCCGGCTGATCGACAAGCTGGACCCGAACCGCGAGCCTGGCCGCCTGACCTTCATCACCCGGATGGGTGCCGGCAACATCCGGGAGAAGCTGCCCTCCATTGTTGAGCGGGTTACTGGCTCCGGCGCCCAGGTCCTCTGGGTCACCGACCCGATGCACGGCAACACGGTGACCTCACCCAACGGCTACAAGACCCGCAACTTCGACGACGTCATCGACGAAGTGCGCGGCTTCTTCGAAGTGCACCACGGCCTGGGCACCGTCCCGGGCGGCCTGCACGTGGAGATGACCGGCGACGACGTGGCCGAATGCCTCGGCGGCGCCGACCCGATCGACCAGGACGCTTTCCTGGACCGTTACGAGTCAGTCTGCGATCCGCGCCTGAACCACATGCAGTCCCTCGAGATGGCGTTCCTGGTGGCGGGGGCCCTCTCCAAGCGCTAG
- a CDS encoding protein kinase domain-containing protein, translating into MVQEYTSDALVGTLVDNRYLIRSKLARGGMSTVYLATDRRLERDVALKVLHPHMAGDPQFLDRLGREAKAAARLSHPHVVGVLDQGEDGPLAYLVMEYIKGHTLRDVIKDKGALTPRLALALIDPVVEGLGAAHAAGLIHRDVKPENVLIADDGRIKIGDFGLARAITTTTSTGALIGTVAYLSPELVMGRQADARSDIYSLGIMLYEMITGRQPFDGDVPIQVAYQHVNSTVGAPSELVPGLAGELDELVQWCTANDPEQRPVDGNALLSELRHIRTNLSDAELDLRPPAALPNSGTPAGAAAGSIAGVAGARPGTQPGASGEAHTELLGGIQRPTEVISRDSHHPTTVLSGTPRPGAYGPLSAPDEHGFSASADEPIGMPVPASKRALRKQDRDEEKARQRAAATPSRSLRPGNPRRRGLVWILVLVVLALLAAGAGWFFGMGPGSPGTIPQLANKTVAEAQQLLRTAGFQSTTRDVFDDDVSPGLVVGSEPSAGQVVRKFESVSLAVSKGPELFPLPELTGKSLDDAKSALNGAGMALGPVTESYDDAAAAGTVLSQTPPKGTAAKHGTPVALTVSKGPQPIPVPDVRGKDQDAAVKALEAAGLKAVVAPEPVFDRAVAKGKVAGQDPATGNLTKGGTVTLTISKGPKFVQVPDVFRKPEAEAVKALKDAGFEVKVSYAFGSSVLGLVAGQDKTGRQPEGSLITITVT; encoded by the coding sequence ATGGTGCAGGAATACACATCGGACGCTCTTGTCGGGACCCTGGTGGACAACCGGTACCTGATCCGTTCCAAGCTGGCCCGCGGCGGGATGTCCACGGTTTACCTCGCCACGGACCGCCGGCTGGAGCGGGATGTCGCGCTCAAGGTCCTGCATCCGCATATGGCCGGAGATCCGCAGTTCCTGGACCGGCTGGGCCGCGAAGCCAAGGCCGCCGCCCGGCTCTCACACCCGCACGTGGTGGGCGTGTTGGACCAGGGCGAGGACGGCCCGCTCGCCTACCTGGTGATGGAGTACATCAAGGGCCACACCCTGCGCGACGTGATCAAGGACAAGGGCGCGCTCACGCCGCGGCTGGCTCTGGCCCTGATCGACCCGGTCGTCGAAGGCCTCGGAGCGGCCCACGCCGCCGGCCTCATCCACCGGGATGTCAAGCCGGAGAACGTGCTGATCGCCGACGACGGCCGGATCAAGATCGGCGACTTCGGGCTGGCACGGGCCATCACCACGACCACCAGCACCGGGGCACTGATCGGGACCGTTGCCTACCTCTCCCCCGAGCTCGTGATGGGCCGGCAGGCCGACGCCCGCAGCGACATCTACTCCTTGGGCATCATGCTGTACGAGATGATCACCGGACGGCAGCCGTTCGACGGCGACGTCCCCATCCAGGTCGCCTACCAGCACGTAAACTCCACCGTGGGCGCACCCTCGGAGCTGGTTCCTGGCCTGGCTGGCGAACTCGACGAGTTGGTGCAGTGGTGCACCGCCAACGACCCCGAGCAGCGCCCGGTGGATGGCAACGCCCTGCTATCCGAACTGCGCCACATCCGGACCAACCTCAGCGACGCCGAGCTTGACTTGCGGCCTCCCGCGGCGCTGCCCAACTCCGGCACTCCGGCGGGAGCGGCTGCGGGCTCCATTGCAGGCGTGGCCGGCGCACGGCCCGGAACGCAGCCCGGCGCGTCCGGGGAGGCCCACACCGAACTGCTCGGCGGTATCCAGCGGCCCACCGAAGTCATCAGCCGGGACAGCCATCATCCGACGACTGTCCTCTCCGGCACCCCTCGGCCCGGCGCGTACGGCCCGCTCTCCGCCCCGGACGAGCACGGCTTCAGCGCCTCGGCGGACGAACCGATTGGCATGCCGGTCCCGGCCAGCAAGCGCGCCCTGCGGAAACAGGACCGCGACGAGGAGAAAGCCCGGCAGCGCGCGGCGGCAACGCCCAGCCGCAGCCTGCGTCCGGGCAACCCGCGACGCCGCGGCCTGGTCTGGATCCTGGTGCTGGTTGTGCTGGCGTTGCTCGCGGCCGGGGCCGGCTGGTTCTTCGGCATGGGCCCGGGGTCTCCCGGCACTATCCCGCAGCTGGCCAACAAAACCGTGGCCGAGGCGCAGCAACTGCTCCGCACCGCCGGATTCCAGTCCACCACCCGCGATGTCTTCGACGACGACGTCTCGCCCGGACTGGTGGTGGGTTCGGAGCCGAGCGCCGGGCAGGTGGTCCGGAAGTTTGAGTCCGTCTCGCTCGCCGTGTCCAAGGGCCCAGAGCTGTTCCCCCTGCCGGAACTGACGGGCAAGTCGCTCGACGATGCGAAGTCGGCCCTCAACGGCGCCGGAATGGCCCTGGGGCCCGTCACGGAAAGCTATGACGACGCGGCGGCGGCCGGTACCGTCCTGTCCCAGACCCCGCCGAAGGGCACCGCAGCCAAGCACGGGACACCGGTGGCGCTGACGGTCTCCAAGGGCCCGCAGCCGATCCCGGTGCCGGATGTGCGCGGCAAGGACCAGGACGCCGCGGTCAAGGCCCTCGAAGCAGCAGGCCTCAAGGCCGTCGTCGCCCCGGAACCCGTCTTCGACCGCGCAGTGGCCAAGGGGAAAGTCGCCGGCCAGGACCCGGCCACTGGCAACCTCACCAAGGGCGGAACAGTGACCCTGACCATCTCGAAGGGGCCGAAGTTCGTCCAGGTCCCGGACGTGTTCCGCAAGCCCGAAGCGGAGGCGGTCAAGGCCCTCAAGGACGCCGGCTTCGAGGTGAAGGTCAGCTACGCCTTCGGCTCCTCCGTGCTGGGCCTCGTGGCCGGCCAGGACAAGACCGGACGGCAGCCGGAAGGGTCGCTCATCACCATCACCGTGACCTGA
- a CDS encoding lytic transglycosylase domain-containing protein, producing the protein MTTSRSPKPNTRPGLPLIAATTAALPAVVLSSLAIAQPAAAEPRPRAIPATLAAAMKAQAQGLAATSLPSLLIPAASVPVTIPTAFRPAQVSAPAEYTIARGDTISAIAGKFGLDTYAILKLNNLQANTVIYPGQKIKLTGSATAPAAPAPAAPAPAGGKVYTVKSGDTLSAIAARHGVQLSEVFNWNGLNMRSVIHPGQQIKIGAASAPSAPAPAPAPAPAPAAPAPASSASYTIKAGDTLSGIAARHGVKLSDILSANRLTMSSVIYPGNKLVIQDSSTGFLNPSSSQPPATVTPLVPSTFLGFSYPAAVVDSANQNKALLNASPVPSREQMKQIVADTARRMGVDPSLALAFAFQESSFDHRSVSPANAIGTMQVIPSSGQWASDLVGRKLNLLDPYDNATAGVAIIRQLVRTSKDLDNAIAGYYQGQYSVSKYGMYDDTKAYVASIKKLQKQFS; encoded by the coding sequence ATGACGACGTCACGTTCGCCGAAGCCCAACACGAGGCCAGGCCTCCCGCTGATCGCGGCGACGACAGCGGCCCTGCCCGCCGTCGTGCTGTCGTCGTTGGCGATCGCCCAGCCCGCTGCGGCCGAACCGCGCCCCCGCGCGATCCCGGCGACGCTTGCGGCGGCCATGAAGGCCCAGGCCCAAGGGCTGGCCGCCACCTCGCTGCCCTCGCTGCTGATTCCTGCGGCTTCAGTCCCGGTTACCATTCCCACCGCGTTCCGCCCCGCACAGGTCTCCGCGCCCGCCGAATACACCATCGCCCGCGGCGACACAATCAGCGCGATCGCCGGCAAGTTCGGTCTGGACACCTACGCGATCCTCAAGCTGAACAACCTTCAGGCCAACACCGTGATCTACCCCGGCCAGAAGATCAAGCTGACCGGCTCCGCGACGGCTCCAGCTGCTCCCGCCCCCGCCGCTCCGGCACCGGCCGGCGGCAAGGTCTACACCGTAAAGTCCGGCGACACCCTGAGCGCCATCGCCGCCCGGCACGGCGTCCAGCTTTCAGAGGTCTTCAACTGGAACGGCCTCAACATGCGCTCCGTGATCCACCCGGGCCAGCAGATCAAGATCGGCGCTGCCTCGGCACCGTCCGCTCCTGCCCCGGCACCCGCGCCGGCTCCCGCCCCGGCTGCACCTGCCCCGGCCAGCTCGGCGTCCTACACCATCAAGGCGGGCGACACCCTCTCCGGCATCGCAGCCCGGCACGGCGTCAAGCTCTCCGACATCCTGTCGGCGAACCGCCTGACCATGAGCAGCGTTATCTACCCCGGCAACAAACTGGTCATCCAAGACTCCAGCACCGGCTTCCTCAACCCGTCCTCGAGCCAGCCTCCGGCCACCGTGACCCCGCTCGTGCCCAGCACGTTCCTGGGCTTCAGCTACCCGGCGGCCGTCGTCGACTCGGCCAACCAGAACAAGGCGCTGCTCAACGCTTCGCCGGTTCCCAGCCGCGAGCAGATGAAGCAGATCGTGGCGGACACCGCGCGACGGATGGGCGTGGATCCCTCCCTGGCACTGGCCTTCGCCTTCCAGGAGTCCAGCTTCGACCACCGCTCGGTCTCCCCCGCCAACGCCATCGGCACCATGCAGGTGATTCCCTCCTCGGGCCAGTGGGCCTCGGACCTGGTAGGCCGGAAGCTGAACCTGCTGGACCCGTACGACAACGCCACGGCCGGCGTCGCCATCATCCGCCAGCTGGTCCGCACCAGCAAGGACCTGGACAACGCGATCGCGGGCTACTACCAGGGACAGTATTCGGTGAGCAAGTACGGTATGTACGACGACACGAAGGCCTACGTGGCCTCGATCAAGAAGCTGCAGAAGCAGTTCAGCTAA
- a CDS encoding Rv2175c family DNA-binding protein, translating into MSTVESLVGEWLPLPDVAKLLDVSITKVHALLDERALAAVRIGDRRIRSVPAAFIQDGHAVESLKGTIVVLSDAGYSDEELITWLFTPDDSLRGRPIDALREGRKTEIRRRAQTMAW; encoded by the coding sequence GTGAGTACTGTAGAAAGCCTTGTAGGCGAATGGCTGCCCCTGCCCGACGTAGCAAAGCTGCTGGACGTCTCCATTACCAAGGTTCATGCCTTGCTGGACGAGCGTGCTCTCGCAGCCGTGCGGATCGGCGACCGGCGGATCCGTTCCGTGCCGGCGGCGTTCATCCAGGACGGTCACGCCGTGGAGAGCCTGAAGGGTACGATCGTTGTGCTTTCGGACGCCGGCTATTCGGACGAGGAACTCATCACCTGGCTCTTTACCCCGGACGACTCCCTGCGCGGACGGCCGATCGACGCGCTCCGCGAGGGGCGCAAGACCGAGATCCGGCGCCGGGCCCAGACCATGGCCTGGTAA
- a CDS encoding polyprenyl synthetase family protein produces the protein MSLAEQLRVEQTEFVAAVAGKLTDFLVDRTTVMSTISPDIDPLMGSISNLVTGGKRLRALMCYWGWRGAGGDAGAAEVVTAGSALELFQAAALIHDDIIDRSDTRRGGPSVHRRFSELHASQGWALDPERFGHAAAILTGDLCLSFSEESFTEIGDRAASGSRARLIFNLMRAEVMAGQYLDILEEVAGPHRDRAGAVSRAQSIIRFKSAKYSTEHPLALGGALAGAPDELLRGYSAFALPLGEAFQLRDDVLGVFGDPVTTGKPAGDDLREGKRTVLVAFALDQAAPAESAFIDAKLGSPDLTTDDVEEIRRIIVDCGALQATEVLIEEFGRAAFEALELLPLEELPKTALRKLAEAAVSRTA, from the coding sequence GTGAGCCTGGCCGAGCAACTCCGGGTTGAGCAGACGGAGTTCGTGGCAGCCGTGGCCGGCAAGCTGACAGACTTCCTGGTCGACCGCACCACGGTGATGTCCACCATCTCCCCGGATATCGACCCGCTGATGGGATCGATCTCCAACCTCGTCACGGGCGGCAAGCGCCTCCGAGCCCTGATGTGCTACTGGGGTTGGCGAGGTGCGGGCGGCGACGCCGGCGCCGCCGAGGTGGTCACCGCAGGCTCGGCGCTCGAGCTGTTCCAGGCCGCGGCGCTCATCCACGACGACATCATTGACCGGTCCGACACCCGCCGCGGTGGCCCGAGCGTGCACCGCCGCTTCAGCGAACTCCACGCGAGCCAGGGCTGGGCCCTTGATCCGGAGCGCTTCGGCCACGCCGCCGCGATCCTGACCGGCGATCTGTGCCTGTCCTTCAGTGAGGAATCGTTCACCGAGATCGGCGACCGCGCAGCTTCCGGAAGCCGGGCACGACTCATCTTCAACCTGATGCGGGCCGAGGTTATGGCCGGGCAGTACCTCGACATCCTGGAAGAGGTGGCAGGTCCGCACCGGGACCGCGCCGGCGCCGTCAGCCGCGCCCAGTCCATCATCCGCTTCAAATCCGCCAAATACTCTACTGAGCACCCGCTGGCCCTCGGTGGCGCCCTGGCCGGGGCGCCGGACGAGCTGCTCCGCGGCTACTCGGCATTTGCCCTCCCGCTGGGCGAGGCCTTCCAACTCCGCGACGACGTGCTGGGCGTCTTCGGCGATCCCGTCACCACTGGGAAACCGGCAGGCGATGACCTCCGTGAGGGCAAACGTACGGTGCTCGTGGCCTTCGCCCTCGACCAGGCCGCGCCGGCCGAATCGGCCTTCATCGACGCCAAGCTGGGCAGCCCGGACCTGACCACCGACGACGTCGAGGAAATCCGCCGCATCATCGTCGACTGCGGGGCGCTTCAGGCCACCGAGGTCTTGATCGAGGAATTCGGCCGGGCAGCGTTCGAGGCCCTGGAGCTGCTGCCCCTGGAGGAACTGCCCAAGACTGCGCTACGCAAGCTCGCCGAGGCCGCAGTCAGCCGCACAGCCTAG